A part of Melittangium boletus DSM 14713 genomic DNA contains:
- a CDS encoding tetratricopeptide repeat protein — MNRPALTRLLVPLVLSLATMASAQPFRVARPPTLYVPVPPTQAIREALRLHQTGCMAEDFDDKTCAQAVRELEAALRDTPRQLDAQLALADALWNQSFRQPEGSEERARLRHRSLQRYQRLVNSGVPDARPYYALSVLTPNVDARLRLLRRTVSIAPKHPEAHKDLAWVLLEKDKPEEAAREYHTHLSVSPREGRETDLEDLRFASGLAQRGRLGEAARVYDAVWDAIQEESRAERCQVFKSVDIEPFESLGARFAGRVRELRGACDSLDQLAQTLERVDQGQKDLALQELERQVATAPPVGEPYLALQRLYVEKGERVRAAEVMTRYFQQEEDVRERCRQFRGASPQTAWALEPSLRQELERTCAQNR, encoded by the coding sequence CGCCTGCTCGTGCCGCTCGTGCTTTCCCTCGCCACGATGGCCTCGGCCCAGCCGTTCAGGGTCGCCCGGCCCCCTACCCTCTACGTCCCCGTACCGCCCACCCAGGCCATTCGCGAGGCGCTGCGGCTCCACCAGACGGGCTGCATGGCCGAGGACTTCGATGACAAGACCTGCGCTCAGGCCGTCCGCGAGCTGGAAGCCGCGCTGCGGGACACGCCGCGCCAGCTCGACGCGCAGCTCGCGCTCGCGGACGCCCTGTGGAACCAGTCTTTCCGCCAGCCCGAGGGGAGCGAGGAGCGCGCACGGCTCCGTCACCGCTCCCTCCAGCGCTACCAGCGGCTCGTGAACTCGGGCGTTCCGGATGCACGGCCGTACTACGCGCTCAGCGTCCTGACCCCGAACGTGGACGCCCGGCTGCGGCTGCTGCGGCGGACGGTGTCGATCGCTCCGAAGCACCCCGAGGCCCACAAGGATCTGGCGTGGGTGTTGCTGGAAAAAGACAAACCGGAGGAGGCCGCGCGCGAGTACCACACCCATCTCTCGGTCAGCCCCCGCGAGGGACGCGAAACGGACCTCGAGGATCTCCGCTTCGCGAGCGGGCTCGCCCAACGCGGGCGCCTTGGCGAGGCGGCGCGGGTGTACGACGCCGTCTGGGATGCCATTCAGGAGGAGAGCCGCGCCGAGCGCTGTCAGGTGTTCAAGTCCGTGGACATCGAGCCCTTTGAAAGCCTCGGGGCCCGCTTCGCCGGGCGCGTCCGTGAACTCCGAGGCGCCTGCGACAGCCTCGATCAATTGGCACAAACCCTGGAGCGGGTGGACCAGGGGCAGAAGGACCTCGCCCTCCAGGAGCTGGAGCGCCAGGTCGCGACGGCGCCCCCGGTGGGAGAACCCTACCTGGCGTTGCAGCGCCTCTACGTGGAGAAGGGCGAGCGCGTCCGGGCGGCGGAGGTGATGACGCGCTACTTCCAACAGGAGGAGGATGTCCGGGAGCGCTGCCGCCAATTCCGCGGCGCGTCTCCCCAGACGGCCTGGGCGCTGGAGCCCTCTCTTCGCCAGGAACTGGAGCGAACCTGCGCCCAGAACCGGTGA
- a CDS encoding DUF808 domain-containing protein, which produces MAGSSLLALLDDIATILDDVAVMTKLAAKKTAGVLGDDLALNAQQVTGVNADRELPVVWAVAKGSAVNKAILVPAALLISALAPWAVTPLLMIGGLFLCFEGVEKLAHKFLHSHSEDEAHHAELTQALADPQVDLVALEKQKIKGAVRTDFILSAEIIAIALGVVAAETLTEQALVLVGVSLLMTVGVYGLVAGIVKLDDAGLALSRSSGGFQRSLGAGILKGAPWLMKGLSVAGTAAMFLVGGGILTHGIPVLHHGIEGLTHHAGGVPGLGGLLQALTPMLANAIVGIVAGALTLGVVMGVQRVRGGGKA; this is translated from the coding sequence GTGGCCGGATCCAGTCTGCTCGCCCTGCTCGATGACATCGCCACCATCCTCGATGACGTGGCGGTGATGACCAAGCTGGCGGCGAAGAAGACCGCTGGCGTGCTGGGCGATGATCTGGCGCTCAATGCCCAGCAGGTCACCGGCGTCAACGCGGACCGCGAGTTGCCGGTGGTGTGGGCGGTGGCCAAGGGCTCGGCGGTGAACAAGGCCATCCTGGTGCCCGCGGCGCTGCTCATCAGCGCCCTGGCGCCCTGGGCGGTGACGCCCCTGCTGATGATCGGCGGTCTGTTCCTCTGTTTCGAGGGCGTCGAGAAGCTGGCACACAAGTTCCTGCACAGCCACTCCGAGGACGAGGCCCATCACGCGGAGCTCACCCAGGCCCTGGCCGATCCGCAGGTCGACCTGGTGGCGCTGGAGAAGCAGAAGATCAAGGGCGCGGTGCGCACCGACTTCATCCTGTCGGCGGAGATCATCGCGATCGCGCTGGGCGTGGTGGCGGCCGAGACTCTCACGGAGCAGGCCCTGGTGCTGGTGGGCGTGTCCCTGCTGATGACGGTGGGCGTGTATGGGCTGGTGGCGGGCATCGTCAAACTGGACGACGCGGGGCTCGCGCTCAGCCGGAGTTCCGGTGGCTTTCAGCGGAGCCTGGGAGCGGGCATCCTCAAGGGGGCGCCGTGGCTCATGAAGGGCCTGTCCGTCGCGGGCACCGCGGCCATGTTCCTGGTGGGTGGCGGCATCCTCACGCACGGCATCCCCGTGCTGCACCATGGGATTGAAGGCCTGACCCACCACGCGGGCGGAGTGCCGGGCCTCGGCGGACTGCTCCAGGCGCTCACCCCGATGTTGGCCAATGCCATCGTGGGCATCGTGGCGGGCGCACTGACGCTCGGTGTGGTGATGGGAGTCCAGCGCGTGCGGGGTGGTGGCAAGGCGTGA
- a CDS encoding sensor histidine kinase, which yields MSPFRFFLSQDKDSPPSEKLVTDIHRRWKLCVMFAVAMVLFYPLDCWLLGRPSPETLVLRVAWGLEVVLVMWARERMDPRWAAWNDSLQTVLATSFFVGLIVLTGGSQSPYLSSTACVPLTIALVFTEATLPALLSGMVCLGGILGMWWAEGQDDSILVWALLVVSSTFFGTYGAMRFRKAQAAEAQVLIERARREALEKLAVAERHRAQTEKLATVGRLAANVMHEINNPLAFVRSNLDFLRTEMLALPLPESVRTELSEVFDETHVGVERIQRIVTDLKGFSRMDGEETGECALSDVVTDAAMLAAVRLRNVARLRVEVPPGLPEVIAAPRRLAQVVLNLLVNAGDALEEAKVRDGEVRISGGEENGRVFLVVEDNGPGFPPEVLPRLFEAFFTTKGPEKGTGLGLSLSREMVERFGGTIRAENRPEGGARVRLDLAAHRPAAVEGEGAS from the coding sequence TTGTCTCCCTTCCGTTTCTTCCTCTCGCAGGACAAGGACTCGCCGCCGTCCGAGAAGCTCGTCACGGACATCCATCGCCGCTGGAAATTGTGCGTGATGTTCGCGGTGGCGATGGTCTTGTTCTACCCCCTGGATTGCTGGCTGCTCGGGCGCCCGAGCCCAGAGACCCTGGTGCTCCGGGTGGCGTGGGGCCTGGAAGTCGTGTTGGTGATGTGGGCTCGGGAGCGGATGGATCCCCGGTGGGCGGCCTGGAATGACTCCCTCCAGACGGTGCTCGCGACCTCCTTCTTCGTGGGTCTCATCGTCCTCACCGGAGGCAGTCAGAGCCCCTATCTGAGTTCGACGGCGTGCGTGCCGTTGACGATCGCGCTCGTCTTCACGGAGGCCACGTTGCCCGCGCTACTTTCGGGGATGGTGTGTCTGGGAGGCATCCTGGGCATGTGGTGGGCGGAGGGCCAGGACGACAGCATCCTCGTGTGGGCCCTCCTGGTGGTCAGTTCCACGTTCTTCGGCACCTACGGCGCGATGCGCTTTCGCAAGGCCCAGGCCGCCGAGGCCCAGGTGTTGATCGAGCGCGCCCGTCGCGAGGCCCTGGAGAAGCTCGCCGTGGCCGAGCGGCACCGCGCCCAGACGGAGAAGCTGGCCACGGTGGGGCGGCTGGCGGCCAACGTCATGCATGAGATCAACAACCCCCTGGCCTTCGTGCGCTCCAACCTGGACTTCCTGCGCACCGAGATGCTGGCCCTGCCGCTGCCCGAGTCCGTGCGGACGGAGTTGAGCGAGGTGTTCGACGAGACGCACGTGGGCGTGGAGCGCATCCAGCGGATCGTCACCGATCTCAAGGGCTTCTCGCGCATGGATGGAGAGGAGACCGGGGAGTGCGCGTTGTCGGACGTGGTGACGGACGCGGCGATGCTGGCCGCGGTGCGGTTGCGCAACGTGGCGCGGCTCCGGGTGGAGGTGCCGCCGGGGCTGCCCGAGGTGATCGCCGCGCCGCGCCGCCTGGCGCAGGTGGTGCTCAACCTGCTGGTGAACGCGGGTGATGCCCTGGAGGAAGCGAAGGTGCGGGACGGCGAGGTGCGGATCTCGGGCGGGGAAGAGAACGGGCGGGTGTTCCTGGTGGTGGAGGACAACGGCCCGGGTTTTCCTCCCGAGGTGTTGCCGCGCCTCTTCGAGGCCTTCTTCACCACGAAGGGCCCGGAGAAGGGCACGGGCCTGGGCCTGAGCCTGTCGCGCGAGATGGTGGAGCGCTTCGGTGGGACGATCCGCGCGGAGAACCGCCCCGAGGGTGGCGCCCGCGTGCGGCTGGACCTGGCCGCGCACCGGCCGGCGGCCGTGGAAGGCGAGGGGGCTTCATGA
- a CDS encoding glutathione S-transferase N-terminal domain-containing protein, giving the protein MTRELYELRGAEPDLLFSPYCWRVRLALLHKGLEFVSRPVRFTDKEALAFSGQKLVPVLREDDRVVHDSLAIFRYLDEAYPQRPLLGDPSAYQRAKVIERLTFMSMRMPLLKLLVPRVHAVIDPADRDYFRRTREQAFGQTLEAFADPSGGTQRFREALEPLEKLLAEQPYLDGEAAGGVDYLVVGLLLWAWCLGAQPWEEASAVGAWFRRLLAWYEQGQGPIKRAAL; this is encoded by the coding sequence ATGACGCGAGAACTCTATGAACTGCGGGGCGCCGAACCCGATCTGCTGTTCTCGCCGTACTGCTGGCGCGTGCGGCTGGCCCTGCTGCACAAGGGGCTGGAGTTCGTCAGCCGGCCGGTGCGCTTCACCGACAAGGAGGCGCTGGCCTTCTCGGGACAGAAACTGGTGCCGGTGCTGCGCGAGGATGACCGGGTGGTGCACGACAGCCTGGCCATCTTCCGCTACCTCGACGAGGCCTACCCTCAACGCCCGCTGTTGGGCGACCCCTCGGCCTATCAGCGGGCGAAGGTGATCGAGCGGTTGACCTTCATGTCGATGCGCATGCCGCTGTTGAAGCTCCTGGTGCCGCGTGTCCACGCGGTGATCGACCCGGCCGATCGCGACTACTTCCGGCGGACCCGCGAGCAGGCTTTCGGCCAGACGCTCGAGGCCTTCGCGGATCCAAGCGGGGGAACCCAACGGTTCCGCGAGGCACTCGAGCCGCTGGAAAAGCTCCTGGCCGAACAGCCCTACCTCGATGGCGAAGCGGCGGGCGGCGTGGACTACCTGGTCGTGGGCCTGCTGCTCTGGGCGTGGTGCCTCGGCGCTCAGCCATGGGAAGAAGCCAGCGCCGTCGGTGCCTGGTTCAGGCGCCTGCTCGCGTGGTACGAGCAGGGCCAGGGTCCGATCAAGCGCGCCGCGCTCTAG
- a CDS encoding DEAD/DEAH box helicase produces MSSPPSEGPFATRSELENWADDHHVRHALAASAALLLTDLPLNEARLRGLQYALSGLAVRDVGSREGAIRHAGVRGQGLETALAEAAWAFLRQEADSVQRALAEEAARRESHPDPVLAPLWARLLEVRRMIRPHAAPRSRAWRATGAWDFDVTACAFKWKERDRVVRSGPDYGTVGVSARLTFSSGGEDRVVECSCMTRQRGCVHSLALVDTVLDLLEDGARVTEARRIAEEILRPAWARALKELELLETEAARPRVGVEVWWCIEHELGTLTVSPLVKKQTRRGTWSSGARMTAARLLEEHREFLSEVDLRIAEQLASWAPSSRAAGTYPSRAFLALVGHPRAVLELRSDEPIEVRRVRLGFTALSTTDHIRIEPSLEGERFNPKTLAALLRAFSPGEPLFTVEEQRSRCLLIDVNDEARRLWNVLDKHGDQFPPESHGQLLEQLSRLETRLPLVVPSALKGREFAPETTPVVRLRLLPDVSLELELLVRPGPGAPLYPPGVGPRDVLLARDGERGYVRRQLMHEEERARAAIAPLPLSSAEEGPPFCFRLADTEEALRLVAALRTPPEGLDVEWLDEKPSIVSSVGAEALRVQIERKRDWFGVSGELKVETGRLELAILLDAARRQKRFVRLDAHRWVELSDALRQRLLAVSDHAFMGKNRVELSPGAVPSISALVDAGAEVKAAPAWRLLTERLAASLSLQPKPPAALATTLRDYQVEGHAWLSRVAAWGAGACLADDMGLGKTVQAIALLLDRSRLGPALVLAPTSVAFNWVQELQRFAPGLRPVLYAEQADRSGCLAKLREKDVLIVSYGLLVRDAASLASVSFSTLVADEAQALKNPNTRRARAARQLNAGFRVALSGTPLENHLGELWSLFTIVFPGLLGSWEQYRERFAAPIERGKNPEASAALSRVISPFLLRRTKKEVARELPARTEIQVPVALSEEEWTLYEDARLAAVAEVSEQGKGVRDEQQRFQVLAAITRLRLLASHPRLYDAESGVSSSKMRRLLELLEELRSEGHRALVFSQFTSHLALVREELERAGFSHQYLDGSTPAGARAKRIQAFQEGEGDVFLISLKAGGTGINLTAADYIIHLDPWWNPAVEDQATDRAHRIGQTRPVTVYRLIARGTIEEKILSLHSDKRALVAGVLEGTDVAARLTTKDLLALLAGGDAPRERQDEDSEPPHARTVH; encoded by the coding sequence ATGTCGTCGCCCCCCTCTGAAGGACCGTTCGCGACGCGGAGCGAGCTCGAGAACTGGGCGGACGACCACCACGTCCGGCACGCGCTCGCGGCTTCCGCGGCCCTCCTCCTGACGGATCTGCCCCTCAACGAGGCGAGGCTGAGGGGGCTCCAGTACGCCCTGAGCGGACTCGCCGTGCGGGACGTGGGCTCGCGGGAAGGCGCGATCCGGCACGCCGGCGTCCGGGGACAGGGCCTGGAAACGGCGCTCGCCGAGGCGGCATGGGCCTTCCTGAGGCAGGAGGCCGACTCGGTCCAGCGGGCCCTCGCCGAGGAGGCCGCGCGCCGGGAGTCGCACCCGGACCCGGTGCTCGCGCCGCTGTGGGCCCGTCTGCTCGAGGTGCGCCGGATGATCCGGCCTCACGCGGCGCCCCGCTCGCGCGCGTGGCGGGCCACGGGGGCCTGGGACTTCGACGTGACGGCGTGCGCCTTCAAGTGGAAGGAGCGCGATCGCGTGGTCCGCTCGGGTCCGGACTACGGCACCGTCGGGGTCTCGGCCCGGTTGACGTTCTCCTCGGGGGGCGAGGACCGGGTGGTGGAGTGCAGCTGTATGACGCGGCAGCGCGGCTGCGTGCACTCGCTGGCGCTCGTCGACACGGTGTTGGATCTCCTCGAGGACGGCGCCCGCGTCACCGAGGCCCGGCGGATCGCCGAGGAGATTCTTCGTCCCGCCTGGGCACGGGCGCTCAAGGAACTCGAGTTGCTGGAGACGGAGGCCGCCAGGCCCCGCGTCGGCGTCGAGGTGTGGTGGTGCATCGAGCACGAGCTGGGAACGCTGACGGTGTCACCGCTCGTGAAGAAGCAGACCCGCCGGGGCACCTGGAGTTCCGGCGCGCGGATGACCGCGGCCCGCCTGCTCGAGGAGCACCGCGAGTTCCTGTCCGAGGTGGATCTCCGGATCGCCGAGCAGTTGGCCTCGTGGGCGCCGTCATCCCGAGCGGCCGGAACCTACCCCTCCCGGGCGTTCCTGGCGCTCGTGGGCCATCCGCGAGCGGTGCTGGAGCTTCGCTCGGACGAGCCCATCGAGGTGAGGCGCGTGCGGCTGGGCTTCACCGCGCTCTCCACCACGGACCACATCCGGATCGAGCCGTCCCTGGAGGGCGAGCGCTTCAATCCGAAGACCCTCGCGGCGCTGCTGCGCGCGTTCTCTCCGGGCGAGCCCTTGTTCACCGTCGAGGAACAGCGGAGCCGGTGCCTGCTCATCGACGTGAACGACGAGGCCCGGCGGCTCTGGAACGTGCTCGACAAGCACGGGGATCAGTTCCCTCCGGAGAGCCACGGACAGCTCCTCGAACAGCTCTCCCGGCTGGAGACACGCCTGCCGCTCGTGGTCCCGTCCGCGCTCAAGGGACGCGAATTCGCCCCGGAGACGACCCCCGTCGTCCGCCTGCGCCTGCTGCCGGATGTATCCCTGGAGCTCGAACTGCTCGTGCGGCCGGGTCCGGGCGCTCCGCTGTACCCTCCTGGCGTGGGCCCCCGTGACGTGCTGCTCGCGCGTGATGGGGAGCGCGGCTATGTGCGCCGCCAGTTGATGCACGAGGAGGAACGAGCCCGTGCGGCCATCGCTCCCCTGCCCCTGTCCAGCGCCGAGGAGGGCCCCCCGTTCTGCTTCCGGCTCGCGGACACGGAGGAGGCACTGCGGCTCGTCGCCGCGCTGCGCACGCCCCCCGAGGGGCTGGACGTCGAATGGCTCGATGAGAAGCCGTCCATCGTGTCGTCCGTGGGCGCGGAGGCCCTGAGGGTACAGATCGAGCGCAAGCGGGATTGGTTCGGAGTCTCGGGGGAACTCAAGGTCGAGACGGGACGGCTCGAACTCGCCATCCTGCTGGACGCGGCCCGGCGGCAGAAGCGCTTCGTGCGCCTCGATGCCCACCGGTGGGTGGAGCTGAGCGATGCCTTGAGGCAGCGGCTGCTCGCGGTGTCCGACCACGCCTTCATGGGGAAGAACCGCGTGGAGCTGTCGCCGGGAGCGGTTCCGTCGATCAGCGCCCTGGTCGACGCCGGCGCCGAGGTCAAGGCCGCCCCCGCGTGGCGGCTGTTGACGGAGCGGCTGGCCGCCTCGCTGTCGCTCCAACCGAAGCCTCCCGCCGCGCTCGCCACCACGCTGCGCGACTACCAGGTGGAGGGCCATGCGTGGCTCAGCCGCGTGGCGGCCTGGGGCGCCGGCGCGTGCCTCGCGGATGACATGGGCCTTGGCAAGACGGTGCAGGCGATCGCGCTGCTGTTGGATCGCTCGCGGCTCGGCCCCGCCCTCGTCCTCGCGCCGACGTCGGTCGCCTTCAACTGGGTCCAGGAACTCCAGCGCTTCGCCCCGGGCCTGCGTCCCGTGCTCTACGCGGAGCAGGCGGATCGAAGCGGATGCCTCGCGAAGCTCCGCGAGAAGGACGTGCTCATCGTGAGCTACGGCCTGCTGGTGCGTGACGCGGCGAGTCTCGCCTCGGTGTCCTTCTCGACGCTCGTGGCGGACGAGGCGCAGGCGTTGAAGAATCCGAACACCCGGCGGGCCCGAGCCGCGCGGCAGTTGAACGCCGGCTTCCGCGTCGCGCTCTCGGGAACGCCGCTGGAGAACCACCTCGGCGAGCTGTGGAGCCTCTTCACGATCGTCTTCCCGGGGTTGCTCGGCAGCTGGGAGCAATACCGCGAACGCTTCGCCGCCCCCATCGAGCGCGGCAAGAATCCCGAGGCGAGCGCGGCCCTGTCCCGGGTCATCAGCCCCTTCCTCTTGCGGCGCACGAAGAAGGAAGTCGCGCGGGAGTTACCGGCGCGCACGGAGATCCAGGTGCCGGTGGCGCTCTCCGAGGAGGAGTGGACACTGTACGAGGACGCGCGGCTCGCGGCGGTGGCGGAGGTCAGCGAGCAGGGCAAGGGCGTGCGGGACGAACAGCAGCGCTTCCAGGTGCTCGCGGCGATCACGCGCTTGAGGCTGCTCGCGTCCCATCCCCGGCTCTACGACGCGGAGTCGGGCGTGTCGTCCTCCAAGATGAGGCGTCTGCTCGAACTGCTGGAGGAGCTGCGCAGCGAGGGCCACCGGGCGCTGGTGTTCAGCCAGTTCACCTCGCACCTGGCGCTGGTCCGCGAGGAGCTGGAGCGCGCGGGTTTCAGCCACCAGTACCTGGATGGCTCGACGCCCGCGGGGGCGCGCGCGAAGCGGATCCAGGCGTTCCAGGAGGGCGAGGGCGACGTGTTCCTGATCTCGCTCAAGGCGGGCGGCACGGGCATCAACCTCACCGCCGCCGACTACATCATCCACCTGGATCCCTGGTGGAATCCGGCGGTGGAGGATCAGGCGACGGATCGGGCCCACCGCATCGGACAGACGCGGCCGGTGACCGTGTACCGGCTCATCGCCCGAGGGACGATCGAGGAGAAGATCCTCTCGCTCCATTCGGACAAGCGCGCGCTCGTGGCGGGGGTGTTGGAGGGGACGGATGTGGCGGCGCGATTGACCACGAAGGATCTGCTCGCCCTGCTGGCGGGAGGGGACGCCCCTCGCGAGCGCCAGGACGAGGACTCCGAGCCGCCCCACGCACGGACGGTGCACTGA
- a CDS encoding ELWxxDGT repeat protein, translated as MLVEDTRPGSESSETQVITVFKGNLIFATFAPAFAATELRELELDRSRRHRSRSVASIPNPYAGGSAEIFIFVASSTASGRNLFFTLFYDNGSPVPRDTQLWRTDGSRSGTVLLHQPLIPQEEGLLVPKPAPTDDGRVVFHAYDTAHGHELWVSDGTPSGTRLLQDLLPGPGSSYPQELLRAGDFIYFIAKLPVYDREIWALPVPRVRGSKP; from the coding sequence GTGCTCGTCGAGGACACCCGGCCCGGCTCCGAGAGTTCGGAGACGCAGGTGATCACCGTGTTCAAGGGCAACCTGATCTTCGCCACGTTCGCGCCGGCCTTCGCGGCAACGGAGCTGCGGGAGCTGGAGCTGGATCGCTCCCGCCGCCATCGCTCCAGGAGCGTGGCGTCCATTCCCAACCCCTACGCGGGCGGCTCCGCGGAGATCTTCATCTTCGTGGCCTCGTCCACGGCCTCGGGGCGGAACCTCTTCTTCACGCTCTTCTACGACAATGGCTCCCCGGTTCCGCGCGACACCCAGCTCTGGAGGACCGATGGCAGCCGCTCGGGGACGGTGCTGTTGCACCAGCCGCTCATTCCCCAGGAAGAAGGCCTGCTCGTGCCCAAGCCAGCACCCACGGATGATGGGCGGGTCGTCTTCCACGCCTACGACACCGCGCACGGCCATGAACTCTGGGTCAGCGACGGGACACCGAGCGGCACGCGCCTGTTGCAGGACCTCCTCCCGGGACCGGGTTCCTCGTACCCACAGGAGCTGCTGCGCGCGGGAGACTTCATCTACTTCATCGCCAAGCTCCCGGTGTACGACCGGGAAATCTGGGCGCTGCCCGTGCCACGGGTCCGCGGCTCGAAACCCTAG
- the opgC gene encoding OpgC domain-containing protein produces MPPNSPALDARPAASRDHRIDFWRGLCLIDMVLVHLVYQGMALGEPLSVILSEYTRFAAGGFVFISGLSIGSIFLPKARRPDNRRQTYQWMLQRTVFILGVHWVAECSYLLIYPLVTGMPVESYPRALGDILMLKRGGGLLPLYMVMIALSPVFLELIRRGLWWVLALSSVGLFAWGQVGENAWAGPEIQNEFRLVLWQLLFVAGMLSGMVLPWWSGLRRGLKPRLAMLAVASWALLWTSAYAQDFGLAAPLPLVFWKTPLSTGEALKYLAAVASIMLVSDLAWPRLRNTRLASFVTRLGRNSLLMYVAHVWVALFLAQLVVRAKVVGAVNLLVALLALVLLWALAGYAEREPSRGSQPTWRLTVMGSALAVLVLVLDAARLLPVTDPTPSQPSPPIALESDEEEPSPIEEVVGEEHETDEG; encoded by the coding sequence ATGCCTCCGAATTCCCCTGCCCTCGACGCGCGGCCCGCCGCCTCGCGTGACCACCGGATCGACTTCTGGCGAGGCCTGTGCCTCATCGACATGGTGTTGGTGCACCTCGTCTACCAGGGCATGGCCCTGGGCGAGCCCCTGTCGGTGATCCTCAGCGAGTACACCCGCTTCGCCGCCGGTGGCTTCGTGTTCATCTCCGGGCTGTCGATCGGGAGCATCTTCCTGCCCAAGGCCCGGCGGCCCGACAACCGGCGTCAGACCTACCAGTGGATGCTCCAGCGGACCGTCTTCATCCTCGGGGTCCATTGGGTGGCGGAGTGCAGCTACCTGCTCATCTACCCCCTGGTGACGGGGATGCCGGTCGAGTCCTACCCGCGGGCCCTGGGTGACATCCTGATGCTCAAGCGGGGGGGCGGGCTGTTGCCCCTCTACATGGTGATGATCGCCCTGAGCCCCGTCTTCCTCGAACTCATCCGGCGGGGGTTGTGGTGGGTGCTGGCCCTGTCGAGCGTGGGGCTCTTCGCCTGGGGACAGGTGGGCGAGAACGCGTGGGCCGGGCCGGAGATCCAGAACGAGTTCCGGCTGGTGCTGTGGCAGCTGCTGTTCGTGGCGGGAATGCTCTCGGGAATGGTGTTGCCCTGGTGGAGCGGCCTGCGGCGGGGACTGAAGCCGCGGCTGGCGATGCTCGCGGTGGCCTCATGGGCCCTGCTGTGGACGAGCGCGTACGCCCAGGACTTCGGTCTCGCGGCCCCCCTGCCCCTGGTGTTCTGGAAGACGCCGCTGTCCACGGGCGAGGCACTGAAGTACCTCGCCGCCGTGGCGAGCATCATGCTCGTGAGTGATCTGGCGTGGCCGCGATTGAGGAACACGCGGCTGGCCTCGTTCGTGACGCGGCTGGGGCGCAACAGCCTGCTCATGTACGTGGCGCACGTCTGGGTGGCCTTGTTCCTCGCCCAGCTGGTCGTCCGGGCGAAGGTGGTGGGCGCGGTGAACCTGCTGGTGGCGCTCCTGGCGCTGGTCCTGCTGTGGGCCCTCGCGGGCTACGCCGAGCGGGAACCCTCTCGGGGGAGCCAGCCCACCTGGCGCCTGACGGTGATGGGGAGCGCCCTGGCCGTGCTCGTGCTGGTGCTCGACGCCGCGCGGCTGCTCCCGGTGACGGACCCCACGCCCTCGCAACCCTCGCCGCCCATCGCCCTGGAGAGCGACGAGGAGGAGCCCTCGCCCATCGAGGAGGTGGTGGGCGAGGAGCACGAAACGGACGAGGGTTGA
- a CDS encoding siderophore-interacting protein has product MATAKAVIGNVLGRFFFHDAIVTSVREVSPQFREVELEGPALRGLEWRPGDKIQVFLPETGTRTYTPLRWDTQKGTTAFLIYLHGSSPGASWGRELRVGARTQFFGPRRSLSLDDVSEPIVFFGDETAFGVAHALKRAVASREFIPVFEVSRHAESSPVLREFGFEDKNVERQPGEAHLTEVHERLRSALQAHPGACLVMTGKAQSIQTLKAKLKADGLGRSARVKPYWSVGKTGLD; this is encoded by the coding sequence ATGGCTACCGCGAAAGCAGTGATCGGCAATGTACTGGGGCGGTTCTTTTTCCATGACGCCATCGTGACGAGCGTCCGGGAGGTGTCCCCCCAGTTCCGGGAAGTCGAACTCGAGGGACCGGCCCTGCGGGGCCTCGAATGGCGGCCCGGCGACAAGATCCAGGTCTTCCTTCCCGAGACCGGCACGCGCACGTACACCCCACTGCGTTGGGACACCCAGAAGGGAACCACGGCGTTCCTCATCTATCTCCACGGCTCGTCGCCGGGTGCGTCCTGGGGCCGCGAGTTGCGCGTGGGCGCCCGGACCCAGTTTTTCGGGCCGCGGCGCTCCCTGTCACTCGACGATGTGTCCGAGCCCATCGTGTTCTTCGGGGATGAGACGGCGTTCGGCGTGGCCCACGCGCTCAAGCGGGCCGTGGCATCGCGCGAGTTCATTCCCGTCTTCGAGGTGTCGCGGCACGCCGAGTCCTCACCGGTCCTGCGCGAGTTCGGCTTCGAGGACAAGAACGTGGAGCGCCAGCCAGGAGAAGCGCACCTCACCGAGGTTCATGAGCGCTTGCGCTCGGCACTCCAAGCGCATCCAGGGGCCTGTCTCGTGATGACGGGCAAGGCGCAATCCATCCAGACACTCAAGGCGAAGCTCAAGGCGGACGGACTCGGTCGCTCCGCCCGGGTCAAACCCTACTGGTCCGTGGGGAAGACCGGCCTGGATTGA